In one Meles meles chromosome 17, mMelMel3.1 paternal haplotype, whole genome shotgun sequence genomic region, the following are encoded:
- the DENND4B gene encoding DENN domain-containing protein 4B isoform X2 — translation MAEERPPRLVDYFVVAGLAGNGAPIPEETCVPEPSGPLRAPRPADPITDVAVIARALGEEVPQGYTCIQASAGGHPLELSAGLLGGTQPAICYRRGRDKPPLIELGVLYEGKERPKPGFQVLDTTPYSHSANLAPPGPGHPRTYLTCRRAAEGAGLHALGITDLCLVLPSKGEGTPHTYCRLARNLNPGMWGPAVYLCYKVGLAKANTLVYEAELLGRYPEEDNEAFPLPKSVPVFCLPMGATVECWPAQTKYPVPVFSTFVLTGAAGDKVYGAALQFYEAFPRARLSERQARALGLLSAVERGRPLRGRAVRSRRAIAVLSRWPAFPAFRAFLTFLYRYSVSGPHRLPLEAHISHFIHNVPFPSPQRPRILVQMSPYDNLLLCQPVSSPLPLSGASFLQLLQSLGPEGAVTLLLAVLTEHKLLVHSLRPDLLTSVCEALVSMTFPLHWQCPYIPLCPLALADVLSAPVPFIVGIHSSYFDLHDPPADVICVDLDTNALFQTEEKKPLSPRTLPRRPYKVLLAALTSLYQQLDQTYTGPEEEASLEFLLTDYEAVCGRRARLEREVQGAFLRFMACLLKGYRDFLRPLTRAPSEGARDVDNLFFLQGFLRSRERSSHKLYCQLLRTQMFSQFIEECSFGSARHAALEFFDSCVDKVHPEQEKPELTPLVELEERSGSELTVFITPPEEPPAPEGGEPPPQYCYDGFPELRPELFESPREQPGALPVPGPARSAPSSPAPRRTKQEMKVAQRTAQRAAAVPELWARCLLGHCYGLWFLCLPAFVRSAPSRVQALHTAYHVLRQMESRKVVLPDEVCYRVLLQLCSHYGQPVLSVRVMLEMRRAGVVPNTITYGYYNKAVLESKWLSGTPGGRLRWAKLRNVVLGAAQFRQPLRERRRRRQEQEQEAAAREAGSGRTEPCLERPSPTRPLQRQTTWAGRSFRDLASPAGRLVKSGSLGSARGAQPTVEAGVAHMIEALGVLEPRGSPVPWRDGSLSDLSLTGEEPAPGGSPEDSGSALSAQSAEALEGLSGRAPKAGGRQEETSTPRRGLGARLQQLLTPSRRSPASRNAPPELPPELPPPARRSPMDSLLRPRERPGSTASESSASLGSEWDLSESSVSSLGLRRSSERLSDTPGSSQPPSLEILLSSCSLCRACDSLVYDEEIMAGWAPDDSNLNTVCPFCACPFVPLLSVQTLDSRPSAPSPKPVPTGASSSKDAPVPGGPGPVLSDRRLCLALDEPQLCNGHTGAASRRVDGGAWAYLSPLVLRKELESLVENEGSEVLALPELPAAHPIIFWNLLWYFQRLRLPSILPCLVLASCDGPPPSQAPPPWLTPDPTAVQVRLLWDILTPDPSSCPPLYVLWRVHSQIPQRVVWPGPIPAALGLELLEAVLRHVGLNEVHKAVGLLLETLGPPPSGLHLQRGIYREILFLTMAALGKDHVDIGAFDKKYKSAFNKLAGSMGKEELRQRRAQMPTPKAIDCRKCFGAPLEC, via the exons ATGGCGGAGGAGCGGCCCCCCCGGCTGGTGGATTACTTCGTGGTAGCTGGGCTTGCAGGGAACGGAGCACCCATCCCGGAGGAGACCTGTGTCCCCGAACCTAGTGGGCCCCTGCGCGCTCCCCGGCCGGCCGATCCCATCACGGACGTGGCAGTCATTGCCAGGGCGCTGGGCGAGGAGGTCCCACAGGGCTACACCTGCATCCAGGCCTCGGCCGGGGGCCACCCCTTGGAACTCAGTGCTGGCCTCCTGGGGGGAACTCAGCCCGCCATCTGCTACCGCAGGGGCCGTGACAAGCCCCCCCTCATTGAGCTGGG GGTCCTGTATGAAGGGAAGGAACGACCCAAGCCTGGCTTCCAGGTGCTGGACACGACCCCCTACAGCCACTCAGCCAACCTGGCCCCTCCCGGCCCTGGACACCCCCGCACCTACCTCACTTGCCGCCGGGCAGCAGAGGGGGCGGGGCTCCATGCCCTGGGCATCACTGACCTCTGCCTGGTGCTGCCCAGCAAGGGCGAGGGCACGCCTCATACTTACTGCCGACTGGCCCGCAACCTCAACCCTGGCATG TGGGGCCCGGCGGTGTACCTGTGCTACAAAGTGGGCCTGGCCAAGGCCAACACGCTGGTCTACGAGGCAG AGCTGCTGGGTCGCTACCCAGAGGAGGACAACGAGGCGTTCCCACTGCCCAAGTCCGTGCCCGTCTTCTGCCTGCCCATGGGAGCCACTGTTGAGTGCTGGCCTGCCCAGACCAAGTACCCCGTGCCCGTCTTCTCCACCTTCGTGCTCACGGGCGCGGCGGGTGACAAG gtGTACGGCGCCGCCCTGCAGTTCTACGAGGCCTTCCCGAGGGCCCGGCTGTCGGAGAGGCAGGCGCGGGCCCTGGGCCTGCTGAGTGCCGTGGAGCGGGGCCGGCCGCTGCGGGGCCGGGCGGTGCGCAGCCGCCGGGCCATCGCCGTGCTGTCCCGCTGGCCGGCCTTCCCTGCCTTCCGCGCCTTCCTCACCTTCCTCTACCGCTACTCTGTCTCCGGCCCCCACCGCCTGCCCCTGGAAGC GCACATCTCTCATTTCATTCACAACGTGCCCTTCCCTTCCCCGCAGAGACCCCGCATCCTGGTGCAG ATGTCTCCGTATGACAACCTGCTGCTCTGCCAGCCGGTGtcctcacccctgcccctcaG cggCGCGAGCTTCCTGCAGCTGCTGCAGAGCCTGGGTCCCGAGGGGGCTGTCACGCTGCTGCTGGCCGTGCTCACAGAGCACAAGCTGCTGGTCCATTCCCTGCGGCCAGACCTGCTCACCAGCGTCTGCGAGGCCCTGGTCTCC ATGACCTTCCCGCTGCACTGGCAGTGCCCCTACATCCCGCTGTGCCCACTGGCACTGGCAGACGTGCTGAGCGCCCCCGTGCCCTTCATCGTGGGGATCCACTCCAGCTACTTCGACCTGCATGACCCACCTGCTGACGTCATCTGCGTCGATCTTGACACCAACGCGCTCTTCCA GACCGAGGAGAAGAAGCCCCTGTCCCCTCGGACCCTGCCCCGCAGGCCTTACAAGGTTCTGCTGGCCGCCCTGACAAGCCTGTACCAGCAGCTGGACCAGA CATACACTGGGCCTGAGGAGGAGGCGTCCTTGGAGTTCCTGCTGACGGACTACGAGGCGGTATGCGGGCGCCGGGCGCGGCTGGAGCGCGAGGTCCAGGGAGCCTTCCTCCGCTTCATGGCCTGTCTGCTCAAGGGCTACCGGGACTTCCTGCGCCCGCTCACCCGGGCGCCCTCCGAGGGGGCTCGGGATGTCGACAACCTCTTCTTCCTGCAGG GCTTCCTCCGCTCCCGGGAGCGCTCCAGCCACAAGCTGTATTGCCAGCTGCTGCGCACACAGATGTTCTCGCAGTTCATCGAGGAGTGCTCCTTCGGCTCCGCGCGGCACGCTGCCCTCGAGTTCTTCGACTCTTGCGTCGACAAG GTCCACCCGGAGCAGGAGAAGCCTGAGCTGACGCCCTTGGTGGAGCTGGAGGAGCGGTCAGGGAGTGAGCTCACGGTCTTTATCACACCCCCTGAGGAGCCTCCCGCGCCTGAGGGCGGCGAACCCCCCCCACAGTACTG CTACGACGGGTTCCCAGAGCTGCGGCCTGAGCTGTTCGAGTCCCCGCGGGAGCAGCCCGGGGCGCTGCCCGTGCCCGGCCCAGCCCGTAGCGCACCCAGCAGCCCTGCCCCTCGCCGGACCAAACAG GAGATGAAGGTGGCGCAGCGGACGGCGCAGAGGGCGGCAGCGGTGCCGGAGCTGTGGGCCCGGTGCCTGCTGGGGCACTGCTACGGGCTGTGGTTCCTGTGTCTGCCGGCCTTTGTGCGCTCGGCGCCCTCCCGCGTGCAGGCCCTGCACACGGCCTACCACGTGCTGCGCCAGATGGAGAGCCGCAAGGTGGTGCTGCCCGACGAG GTGTGCTACCGGGTGCTGCTGCAGCTCTGCTCTCACTACGGGCAGCCCGTGCTGTCCGTGCGGGTCATGCTGGAGATGAGGCGGGCGGGTGTCGTGCCCAACACCATCACCTACGGCTACTACAACAAG GCCGTGCTGGAAAGCAAGTGGCTGTCGGGTACACCGGGTGGGCGCCTGCGCTGGGCCAAGCTCCGGAACGTGGTCCTGGGGGCTGCTCAGTTCCGCCAGCCCTTGAGGgaacggcggcggcggcggcaggagcaggagcaggaggcggCCGCACGAGAGGCGGGCAGCGGCCGGACAG AGCCCTGCCTGGAACggccctcccccacccgcccacTTCAGCGCCAGACCACCTGGGCCGGTCGAAGCTTCCGGGACCTGGCTTCCCCCGCGGGGCGCCTGGTGAAAAGCGGCAGTCTGGGCAGTGCCCGCGGGGCGCAGCCCACCGTGGAGGCCGGCGTGGCCCACA TGATAGAGGCCTTGGGGGTGCTGGAGCCCCGGGGCTCCCCTGTCCCCTGGCGCGACGGGAGCCTCTCGGACCTGAGCCTGACCGGCGAGGAGCCGGCCCCTGGAGGCAGCCCAGAGGACTCGGGCTCAGCTCTGAGCGCCCAGTCGGCAGAAGCCCTGGAAGGGCTGAGCGGGCGGGCGCCCAAGGCTGGTGGGCGTCAGGAGGAGACCAGCACCCCGCGACGAGGGCTGGGCGCCCGCCTACAGCAGCTGCTCACCCCTTCCCGCCGCTCCCCTGCCTCTCGGAATGCGCCCCCTGAGCTGCCCCCTGAGCTGCCGCCTCCGGCCCGCCGCAGCCCGATGGACAGCCTCCTGCGCCCCCGGGAGCGGCCTGGCTCCACAGCGTCCGAG AGCTCGGCCTCTCTGGGCAGCGAGTGGGACCTCTCCGAGTCTTCCGTCAGCAGCCTGGGCCTGCGTCGGTCCTCGGAGCGCCTCAGCGACACCCCTGGGTCCTCGCAGCCGCCTTCCCTGGAA ATCCTGCTTTCCAGCTGCTCCTTGTGCCGCGCCTGTGACTCGCTGGTGTACGACGAGGAGATCATGGCTGGCTGGGCGCCCGACGACTCCAACCTCAACACAGTGTGCCCCTTCTGTGCCTGCCCCTTTGTGCCCCTGCTCAGCGTCCAGACCCTTGACTCCCGACCCAG CGCCCCCAGCCCCAAGCCTGTCCCTACTGGTGCCAGTAGCAGCAAAGATGCTCCCGTCCCTGGGGGCCCAGGCCCCGTGCTCAGTGACCGCAGGCTCTGCCTTGCCCTGGATGAGCCCCAGCTGTGCAACGGGCACACAGGG GCTGCCTCCCGGCGGGTcgatgggggtgcctgggcgtACCTGAGTCCCCTGGTGCTGCGTAAGGAACTGGAGTCGCTGGTGGAAAATGAGGGCAGTGAGGTTCTGGCCTTGCCTGAGCTGCCTGCTGCCCACCCCATCATCTTCTGGAACCTTCTGTGGTATTTCCAGCGGCTGCGTCTGCCCAGTATTCTGCCATGCCTGGTGCTGGCCTCCTGTGATGGCCCCCCACCCTCGCAG GCCCCGCCTCCCTGGTTGACGCCTGACCCCACGGCTGTGCAGGTGCGGCTGCTGTGGGACATCCTGACCCCGGATCCCAGCAGCTGCCCCCCTCTCTACGTGCTCTGGAGGGTCCACA GCCAGATCCCGCAGCGGGTGGTGTGGCCGGGCCCCATCCCTGCAGCCCTTGGCCTGGAGCTGCTGGAGGCCGTGTTGCGCCATGTGGGTCTCAACGAGGTGCATAAGGCAGTGGGGCTCCTGCTGGAGACTTTAGGGCCACCTCCCAGTGGTCTGCACTTGCAGAG GGGCATCTACCGTGAGATCTTATTCCTGACAATGGCTGCTCTGGGCAAGGACCACGTGGAC
- the DENND4B gene encoding DENN domain-containing protein 4B isoform X3, with amino-acid sequence MAAGAVSEGGAMAEERPPRLVDYFVVAGLAGNGAPIPEETCVPEPSGPLRAPRPADPITDVAVIARALGEEVPQGYTCIQASAGGHPLELSAGLLGGTQPAICYRRGRDKPPLIELGVLYEGKERPKPGFQVLDTTPYSHSANLAPPGPGHPRTYLTCRRAAEGAGLHALGITDLCLVLPSKGEGTPHTYCRLARNLNPGMWGPAVYLCYKVGLAKANTLVYEAELLGRYPEEDNEAFPLPKSVPVFCLPMGATVECWPAQTKYPVPVFSTFVLTGAAGDKRPRILVQMSPYDNLLLCQPVSSPLPLSGASFLQLLQSLGPEGAVTLLLAVLTEHKLLVHSLRPDLLTSVCEALVSMTFPLHWQCPYIPLCPLALADVLSAPVPFIVGIHSSYFDLHDPPADVICVDLDTNALFQTEEKKPLSPRTLPRRPYKVLLAALTSLYQQLDQTYTGPEEEASLEFLLTDYEAVCGRRARLEREVQGAFLRFMACLLKGYRDFLRPLTRAPSEGARDVDNLFFLQGFLRSRERSSHKLYCQLLRTQMFSQFIEECSFGSARHAALEFFDSCVDKVHPEQEKPELTPLVELEERSGSELTVFITPPEEPPAPEGGEPPPQYCYDGFPELRPELFESPREQPGALPVPGPARSAPSSPAPRRTKQEMKVAQRTAQRAAAVPELWARCLLGHCYGLWFLCLPAFVRSAPSRVQALHTAYHVLRQMESRKVVLPDEVCYRVLLQLCSHYGQPVLSVRVMLEMRRAGVVPNTITYGYYNKAVLESKWLSGTPGGRLRWAKLRNVVLGAAQFRQPLRERRRRRQEQEQEAAAREAGSGRTEPCLERPSPTRPLQRQTTWAGRSFRDLASPAGRLVKSGSLGSARGAQPTVEAGVAHMIEALGVLEPRGSPVPWRDGSLSDLSLTGEEPAPGGSPEDSGSALSAQSAEALEGLSGRAPKAGGRQEETSTPRRGLGARLQQLLTPSRRSPASRNAPPELPPELPPPARRSPMDSLLRPRERPGSTASESSASLGSEWDLSESSVSSLGLRRSSERLSDTPGSSQPPSLEILLSSCSLCRACDSLVYDEEIMAGWAPDDSNLNTVCPFCACPFVPLLSVQTLDSRPSAPSPKPVPTGASSSKDAPVPGGPGPVLSDRRLCLALDEPQLCNGHTGAASRRVDGGAWAYLSPLVLRKELESLVENEGSEVLALPELPAAHPIIFWNLLWYFQRLRLPSILPCLVLASCDGPPPSQAPPPWLTPDPTAVQVRLLWDILTPDPSSCPPLYVLWRVHSQIPQRVVWPGPIPAALGLELLEAVLRHVGLNEVHKAVGLLLETLGPPPSGLHLQRGIYREILFLTMAALGKDHVDIGAFDKKYKSAFNKLAGSMGKEELRQRRAQMPTPKAIDCRKCFGAPLEC; translated from the exons ATGGCGGCAG GTGCAGTGAGTGAGGGGGGGGCCATGGCGGAGGAGCGGCCCCCCCGGCTGGTGGATTACTTCGTGGTAGCTGGGCTTGCAGGGAACGGAGCACCCATCCCGGAGGAGACCTGTGTCCCCGAACCTAGTGGGCCCCTGCGCGCTCCCCGGCCGGCCGATCCCATCACGGACGTGGCAGTCATTGCCAGGGCGCTGGGCGAGGAGGTCCCACAGGGCTACACCTGCATCCAGGCCTCGGCCGGGGGCCACCCCTTGGAACTCAGTGCTGGCCTCCTGGGGGGAACTCAGCCCGCCATCTGCTACCGCAGGGGCCGTGACAAGCCCCCCCTCATTGAGCTGGG GGTCCTGTATGAAGGGAAGGAACGACCCAAGCCTGGCTTCCAGGTGCTGGACACGACCCCCTACAGCCACTCAGCCAACCTGGCCCCTCCCGGCCCTGGACACCCCCGCACCTACCTCACTTGCCGCCGGGCAGCAGAGGGGGCGGGGCTCCATGCCCTGGGCATCACTGACCTCTGCCTGGTGCTGCCCAGCAAGGGCGAGGGCACGCCTCATACTTACTGCCGACTGGCCCGCAACCTCAACCCTGGCATG TGGGGCCCGGCGGTGTACCTGTGCTACAAAGTGGGCCTGGCCAAGGCCAACACGCTGGTCTACGAGGCAG AGCTGCTGGGTCGCTACCCAGAGGAGGACAACGAGGCGTTCCCACTGCCCAAGTCCGTGCCCGTCTTCTGCCTGCCCATGGGAGCCACTGTTGAGTGCTGGCCTGCCCAGACCAAGTACCCCGTGCCCGTCTTCTCCACCTTCGTGCTCACGGGCGCGGCGGGTGACAAG AGACCCCGCATCCTGGTGCAG ATGTCTCCGTATGACAACCTGCTGCTCTGCCAGCCGGTGtcctcacccctgcccctcaG cggCGCGAGCTTCCTGCAGCTGCTGCAGAGCCTGGGTCCCGAGGGGGCTGTCACGCTGCTGCTGGCCGTGCTCACAGAGCACAAGCTGCTGGTCCATTCCCTGCGGCCAGACCTGCTCACCAGCGTCTGCGAGGCCCTGGTCTCC ATGACCTTCCCGCTGCACTGGCAGTGCCCCTACATCCCGCTGTGCCCACTGGCACTGGCAGACGTGCTGAGCGCCCCCGTGCCCTTCATCGTGGGGATCCACTCCAGCTACTTCGACCTGCATGACCCACCTGCTGACGTCATCTGCGTCGATCTTGACACCAACGCGCTCTTCCA GACCGAGGAGAAGAAGCCCCTGTCCCCTCGGACCCTGCCCCGCAGGCCTTACAAGGTTCTGCTGGCCGCCCTGACAAGCCTGTACCAGCAGCTGGACCAGA CATACACTGGGCCTGAGGAGGAGGCGTCCTTGGAGTTCCTGCTGACGGACTACGAGGCGGTATGCGGGCGCCGGGCGCGGCTGGAGCGCGAGGTCCAGGGAGCCTTCCTCCGCTTCATGGCCTGTCTGCTCAAGGGCTACCGGGACTTCCTGCGCCCGCTCACCCGGGCGCCCTCCGAGGGGGCTCGGGATGTCGACAACCTCTTCTTCCTGCAGG GCTTCCTCCGCTCCCGGGAGCGCTCCAGCCACAAGCTGTATTGCCAGCTGCTGCGCACACAGATGTTCTCGCAGTTCATCGAGGAGTGCTCCTTCGGCTCCGCGCGGCACGCTGCCCTCGAGTTCTTCGACTCTTGCGTCGACAAG GTCCACCCGGAGCAGGAGAAGCCTGAGCTGACGCCCTTGGTGGAGCTGGAGGAGCGGTCAGGGAGTGAGCTCACGGTCTTTATCACACCCCCTGAGGAGCCTCCCGCGCCTGAGGGCGGCGAACCCCCCCCACAGTACTG CTACGACGGGTTCCCAGAGCTGCGGCCTGAGCTGTTCGAGTCCCCGCGGGAGCAGCCCGGGGCGCTGCCCGTGCCCGGCCCAGCCCGTAGCGCACCCAGCAGCCCTGCCCCTCGCCGGACCAAACAG GAGATGAAGGTGGCGCAGCGGACGGCGCAGAGGGCGGCAGCGGTGCCGGAGCTGTGGGCCCGGTGCCTGCTGGGGCACTGCTACGGGCTGTGGTTCCTGTGTCTGCCGGCCTTTGTGCGCTCGGCGCCCTCCCGCGTGCAGGCCCTGCACACGGCCTACCACGTGCTGCGCCAGATGGAGAGCCGCAAGGTGGTGCTGCCCGACGAG GTGTGCTACCGGGTGCTGCTGCAGCTCTGCTCTCACTACGGGCAGCCCGTGCTGTCCGTGCGGGTCATGCTGGAGATGAGGCGGGCGGGTGTCGTGCCCAACACCATCACCTACGGCTACTACAACAAG GCCGTGCTGGAAAGCAAGTGGCTGTCGGGTACACCGGGTGGGCGCCTGCGCTGGGCCAAGCTCCGGAACGTGGTCCTGGGGGCTGCTCAGTTCCGCCAGCCCTTGAGGgaacggcggcggcggcggcaggagcaggagcaggaggcggCCGCACGAGAGGCGGGCAGCGGCCGGACAG AGCCCTGCCTGGAACggccctcccccacccgcccacTTCAGCGCCAGACCACCTGGGCCGGTCGAAGCTTCCGGGACCTGGCTTCCCCCGCGGGGCGCCTGGTGAAAAGCGGCAGTCTGGGCAGTGCCCGCGGGGCGCAGCCCACCGTGGAGGCCGGCGTGGCCCACA TGATAGAGGCCTTGGGGGTGCTGGAGCCCCGGGGCTCCCCTGTCCCCTGGCGCGACGGGAGCCTCTCGGACCTGAGCCTGACCGGCGAGGAGCCGGCCCCTGGAGGCAGCCCAGAGGACTCGGGCTCAGCTCTGAGCGCCCAGTCGGCAGAAGCCCTGGAAGGGCTGAGCGGGCGGGCGCCCAAGGCTGGTGGGCGTCAGGAGGAGACCAGCACCCCGCGACGAGGGCTGGGCGCCCGCCTACAGCAGCTGCTCACCCCTTCCCGCCGCTCCCCTGCCTCTCGGAATGCGCCCCCTGAGCTGCCCCCTGAGCTGCCGCCTCCGGCCCGCCGCAGCCCGATGGACAGCCTCCTGCGCCCCCGGGAGCGGCCTGGCTCCACAGCGTCCGAG AGCTCGGCCTCTCTGGGCAGCGAGTGGGACCTCTCCGAGTCTTCCGTCAGCAGCCTGGGCCTGCGTCGGTCCTCGGAGCGCCTCAGCGACACCCCTGGGTCCTCGCAGCCGCCTTCCCTGGAA ATCCTGCTTTCCAGCTGCTCCTTGTGCCGCGCCTGTGACTCGCTGGTGTACGACGAGGAGATCATGGCTGGCTGGGCGCCCGACGACTCCAACCTCAACACAGTGTGCCCCTTCTGTGCCTGCCCCTTTGTGCCCCTGCTCAGCGTCCAGACCCTTGACTCCCGACCCAG CGCCCCCAGCCCCAAGCCTGTCCCTACTGGTGCCAGTAGCAGCAAAGATGCTCCCGTCCCTGGGGGCCCAGGCCCCGTGCTCAGTGACCGCAGGCTCTGCCTTGCCCTGGATGAGCCCCAGCTGTGCAACGGGCACACAGGG GCTGCCTCCCGGCGGGTcgatgggggtgcctgggcgtACCTGAGTCCCCTGGTGCTGCGTAAGGAACTGGAGTCGCTGGTGGAAAATGAGGGCAGTGAGGTTCTGGCCTTGCCTGAGCTGCCTGCTGCCCACCCCATCATCTTCTGGAACCTTCTGTGGTATTTCCAGCGGCTGCGTCTGCCCAGTATTCTGCCATGCCTGGTGCTGGCCTCCTGTGATGGCCCCCCACCCTCGCAG GCCCCGCCTCCCTGGTTGACGCCTGACCCCACGGCTGTGCAGGTGCGGCTGCTGTGGGACATCCTGACCCCGGATCCCAGCAGCTGCCCCCCTCTCTACGTGCTCTGGAGGGTCCACA GCCAGATCCCGCAGCGGGTGGTGTGGCCGGGCCCCATCCCTGCAGCCCTTGGCCTGGAGCTGCTGGAGGCCGTGTTGCGCCATGTGGGTCTCAACGAGGTGCATAAGGCAGTGGGGCTCCTGCTGGAGACTTTAGGGCCACCTCCCAGTGGTCTGCACTTGCAGAG GGGCATCTACCGTGAGATCTTATTCCTGACAATGGCTGCTCTGGGCAAGGACCACGTGGAC